The Lactobacillus sp. CBA3605 genome contains a region encoding:
- a CDS encoding CvfD/Ygs/GSP13 family RNA-binding post-transcriptional regulator — MSDYRIGMQVHGHVTGIQPYGAFVTLDADHQGLIHISECHEGYVKSVADYLEVGQAVDVVVLDIDEYTEKISLSLRCVEQRPDQTTSDLEIYKTFRHKHFWTNRHVHNGFQPIATHLDGWIEDSLHRLKTEAHS; from the coding sequence ATGAGCGATTATCGAATTGGCATGCAAGTCCATGGACACGTCACTGGTATTCAACCTTATGGGGCGTTTGTCACATTAGATGCTGATCATCAGGGACTAATTCATATTTCCGAATGTCATGAAGGCTATGTTAAAAGCGTGGCTGATTATTTAGAAGTTGGTCAAGCTGTGGATGTTGTTGTTTTAGACATTGATGAATATACGGAGAAAATCAGCTTGTCGTTACGCTGTGTTGAACAACGACCAGACCAGACGACTAGTGATCTAGAGATTTATAAGACGTTCCGGCATAAACACTTTTGGACGAATCGCCATGTCCATAATGGCTTTCAACCAATTGCAACTCATTTAGATGGTTGGATTGAAGACTCATTACATCGTTTGAAAACGGAGGCCCATTCATGA
- a CDS encoding peptidylprolyl isomerase, with the protein MAYPQLDLSKVEGPKATIKTNYGDIKVQLFPEQAPKSVENFVGLAKKGYYDGIIFHRIIPDFMIQGGDPTGTGMGGESLWGNQFEDEFSPEVFNMRGALSMANAGPNTNGSQFFIVQKPQLDAGMADQMKSAGYPEEVVTAYGNGGTPWLDFHHTVFGAVSDGMAIVDQIAAVETGMQDKPVKDVVIETITIED; encoded by the coding sequence GTGGCTTATCCACAATTAGATTTATCCAAGGTCGAAGGACCAAAAGCAACAATTAAGACTAACTATGGGGACATTAAGGTACAATTATTCCCAGAACAAGCACCTAAAAGTGTTGAGAACTTTGTTGGGCTAGCGAAAAAAGGTTACTATGATGGCATTATTTTCCACCGTATTATTCCAGACTTTATGATTCAAGGTGGTGACCCAACTGGAACTGGCATGGGCGGCGAAAGTTTGTGGGGCAATCAGTTCGAAGATGAATTTTCACCAGAAGTATTTAACATGCGCGGGGCCTTATCAATGGCTAATGCTGGGCCAAATACTAATGGTAGTCAATTCTTCATTGTGCAAAAGCCACAGTTAGATGCTGGCATGGCTGATCAAATGAAGTCAGCAGGTTATCCAGAAGAAGTTGTCACAGCTTATGGTAATGGTGGCACACCATGGCTTGACTTTCATCATACTGTCTTTGGTGCAGTTAGTGATGGCATGGCAATCGTTGATCAGATTGCAGCTGTTGAAACGGGTATGCAAGATAAGCCAGTTAAAGACGTTGTTATTGAAACGATTACCATTGAAGATTAA
- a CDS encoding VTT domain-containing protein — protein sequence MSFLIDFVLHIDQHLITIVNSFDIWTYLILFAIIFIETGAVILPFLPGDSLLFAACALAANPSYGLHIWTFVGLFLVAALAGDSLNFLIGHSLGEALTRTSWFGKLINQKQLAKSEKFFEKHGGITVTIARFMPIIRTFVPFVAASSRMDYRQFIRYNVIGCLLWVALCCGGGYFFGNIPFVKEHFSMVVIGIILVSLIPAVYSALKARFGQPTTSDD from the coding sequence ATGAGTTTTTTAATTGATTTTGTGCTACATATTGATCAACACTTGATCACAATCGTCAATAGTTTTGACATCTGGACGTATTTAATCCTGTTCGCCATCATCTTCATTGAAACCGGTGCGGTCATTCTCCCCTTCCTACCTGGTGATTCATTACTCTTTGCTGCTTGTGCTTTGGCAGCTAACCCCAGCTATGGCCTGCACATCTGGACCTTTGTTGGATTATTCTTAGTTGCAGCCTTAGCCGGTGACTCGTTGAACTTCTTAATTGGCCACTCCTTAGGTGAAGCACTGACCAGAACGTCGTGGTTTGGTAAACTCATTAATCAAAAACAACTGGCTAAATCTGAAAAGTTCTTTGAGAAACATGGTGGTATCACCGTAACAATTGCTCGCTTCATGCCCATTATCCGGACCTTCGTCCCCTTCGTAGCCGCTAGTAGCCGCATGGACTATCGTCAATTCATCCGCTATAACGTCATTGGCTGTCTCCTTTGGGTCGCATTATGTTGTGGTGGGGGTTACTTCTTTGGTAACATTCCGTTCGTCAAAGAGCACTTCTCCATGGTGGTCATCGGCATTATCTTAGTTTCCTTAATTCCAGCCGTTTATTCCGCCCTAAAGGCCCGCTTTGGTCAACCAACAACTAGTGATGATTAA
- a CDS encoding TIGR01906 family membrane protein encodes MVWLNKLKNWLQWLGLYLWLLSGTIILTINATWLYYINAWSQHLGALVNLSLGRLMTNYFQLLAYLNFPWVRQLKMTDFTDSTSALVHFADVKNLFLLDYVVFIVTSVTTYYFWRRLKRQRQLWRLVLPMQTALWVPSLVAAIMAVNFDQFFIFFHEVLFRNSDWLFDPLLDRIIIVLPDTFFLQCFGLAIIILEWAFAYGLSVGKQALKTLD; translated from the coding sequence ATGGTGTGGCTAAATAAGCTAAAAAATTGGTTACAATGGCTAGGATTGTACCTATGGTTGCTTAGTGGGACCATTATCTTAACCATTAATGCAACTTGGTTGTATTATATCAATGCTTGGAGTCAACATCTCGGAGCTTTGGTGAATCTGTCGCTTGGTCGGCTAATGACGAATTATTTTCAATTGTTGGCCTACCTTAACTTTCCGTGGGTCAGGCAATTAAAGATGACTGATTTTACGGATTCAACTAGTGCTTTGGTTCATTTTGCGGATGTTAAAAATTTATTTTTGTTAGATTACGTCGTCTTTATCGTGACTAGTGTGACAACCTATTATTTTTGGCGTCGGTTAAAGCGACAACGGCAACTATGGCGGTTAGTTTTACCTATGCAGACTGCGCTGTGGGTGCCCTCATTAGTAGCAGCAATCATGGCAGTTAATTTTGATCAGTTTTTTATTTTCTTTCATGAAGTTCTGTTCCGCAATTCAGATTGGTTGTTTGATCCCTTATTGGATCGCATCATCATTGTTTTGCCGGATACGTTTTTCTTACAGTGTTTTGGGTTAGCCATTATAATTTTAGAATGGGCTTTCGCATACGGTTTGTCAGTTGGAAAGCAAGCCCTAAAAACCTTAGATTAA
- a CDS encoding TIGR01457 family HAD-type hydrolase, which translates to MGKYKGYLIDLDGTVYRGRERIPAAKRFIERLQATETDFLLVTNNTTKSPADVAANLADNHDIHVSPANVYTAALATADYVNDLAGNGEKSMYVIGELGLKGAMLSQGFYFDETTPKFVIVGLDYDVTYHKFELATLAIKRGAKFIGTNADTNLPNERGLVPGAGSVIAMVERATQQRATYVGKPETIIMQKAVDRIGLAKQDCVMVGDNYMTDISAAINFDIDSLLVYTGVSTPELVAQQSIKPTNEVNSLDEWDLDNGVAK; encoded by the coding sequence TTGGGTAAGTATAAGGGTTATTTAATTGATTTAGACGGAACGGTGTATCGTGGGCGGGAACGGATTCCAGCAGCCAAGCGTTTTATTGAACGCTTGCAGGCAACAGAAACTGATTTTTTATTAGTGACTAATAATACGACGAAGTCACCAGCGGATGTTGCGGCGAACTTGGCGGACAATCATGATATTCATGTAAGTCCCGCCAATGTTTATACGGCGGCCTTAGCCACGGCTGATTATGTCAACGATTTAGCGGGAAATGGTGAAAAGTCGATGTATGTCATCGGTGAACTTGGTTTAAAAGGTGCGATGTTGTCGCAGGGCTTTTACTTTGATGAAACGACGCCTAAGTTCGTTATTGTCGGCTTGGATTATGATGTGACTTACCATAAGTTTGAATTAGCGACTTTAGCGATTAAGCGGGGCGCAAAGTTTATTGGTACGAACGCCGACACTAATTTACCTAATGAGCGTGGACTTGTGCCGGGGGCCGGATCGGTTATTGCGATGGTTGAACGGGCCACGCAACAGCGGGCGACGTATGTCGGTAAACCTGAAACCATCATTATGCAAAAGGCGGTTGATCGCATCGGTTTAGCCAAGCAAGACTGTGTCATGGTTGGGGACAACTATATGACTGACATTTCAGCAGCAATTAACTTTGATATTGATTCATTATTGGTTTATACAGGCGTTTCGACACCGGAATTAGTGGCGCAACAGTCGATTAAGCCAACTAATGAAGTGAATTCATTGGACGAATGGGACTTAGACAATGGTGTGGCTAAATAA
- a CDS encoding YutD family protein: MNREHIDELAEQQAERRRNLYQGLRTDKTHVEVNKHPFEIVFEYHDGFDLDKFVERFSPILNKYDYIVGDWGFEQLRLKGFFRDETKEVQRSQTIGAVQDYLYEYCNFGCAYFILKNERVIKPKRTSHPRKDDRHGKRGSGNTTNQSRGRSNRSSSKSKQRHKSKSFTTKQKAAPFSEKRQTPAKVNAGSGRQAQTTKQTSGKRHFTIRQK; the protein is encoded by the coding sequence TTGAATCGCGAGCATATTGATGAACTTGCTGAACAACAAGCCGAACGACGGCGAAATCTGTATCAAGGACTGCGAACGGATAAAACGCATGTCGAAGTCAATAAACACCCGTTTGAGATTGTTTTTGAGTACCATGATGGCTTTGATCTCGATAAATTTGTCGAGCGGTTTAGCCCAATTTTAAATAAATATGATTATATTGTGGGCGACTGGGGCTTTGAACAATTACGGTTAAAAGGTTTTTTCCGTGATGAAACTAAAGAAGTCCAGCGGTCACAAACAATCGGGGCTGTTCAGGATTATTTGTATGAATACTGTAACTTCGGTTGCGCTTATTTTATTTTAAAAAACGAACGGGTCATTAAGCCGAAACGGACCAGCCATCCGCGTAAGGATGACCGACATGGCAAACGGGGCAGTGGTAATACGACTAACCAGTCACGCGGCCGCAGCAATCGCAGTAGTAGTAAGAGTAAGCAGCGCCATAAGAGTAAGAGCTTTACGACGAAGCAAAAAGCGGCGCCGTTCAGCGAAAAACGTCAGACACCTGCAAAAGTTAATGCTGGCAGCGGACGACAAGCACAGACCACTAAACAAACGAGCGGTAAACGGCATTTTACCATTCGGCAGAAGTAG
- a CDS encoding bifunctional UDP-sugar hydrolase/5'-nucleotidase, which translates to MSEQVTILHTNDLHSHFENWPRIRRYLLAQQAFQRAAGTTVVTLDLGDAVDRAHPLSEATRGQANVQLLNQIGYDAVTIGNNEGLGLTHQELNQLYVAANFEVVLDNITTTQTGALPDWAQPVKFITTSAGTRIMLLAFTAPFILTYPLNGWTPTSVKVRLPQLLQAYAGQYDVLVVMSHLGINVDRWLAKHFPSIDVIIGSHTHHLLVNGENDHGVLVAAAGKYGEYVGQINLTLNGHHQVVASQAHTVATKTLPVVATDAGEITGWQAQGEALLAQQVVAVSPQQLRPHWHHKSDLTKLGLAAITSYAGTELGMLNGGLFMRDLPAGPVNLNDLHTMLPHAMHVISVTLSGQALWRLVYEMEIARPFLNKYQIHGMGFRGQVFGYIQYQGLQWLPQEHQLLVAGQAVDFTKNYQIALLDHHLFIPFFPTLTIDGRTEILFKALFRTVVGDYLRTQWPLS; encoded by the coding sequence ATGAGTGAACAAGTAACCATTTTGCATACGAATGACTTACATTCACATTTTGAAAATTGGCCACGGATTCGCCGATACTTACTAGCGCAACAGGCATTTCAACGGGCGGCTGGAACAACGGTCGTTACCTTAGACTTAGGTGATGCGGTCGATCGGGCGCACCCGTTGTCAGAAGCGACGCGTGGACAAGCGAATGTTCAGTTATTGAATCAAATTGGGTATGATGCGGTCACGATTGGCAATAATGAAGGCTTAGGTTTGACTCATCAGGAGTTAAATCAGTTATATGTAGCGGCTAATTTTGAGGTGGTTTTAGATAATATCACGACTACTCAGACTGGCGCGCTACCAGACTGGGCTCAGCCGGTTAAGTTCATTACGACATCTGCTGGGACTCGAATCATGTTGTTGGCCTTTACGGCGCCGTTTATTTTAACGTATCCGCTTAATGGGTGGACCCCGACGAGTGTTAAGGTACGTTTACCACAACTACTGCAAGCCTATGCCGGTCAGTATGATGTATTAGTAGTCATGTCACATTTAGGTATTAATGTGGATCGTTGGTTAGCGAAGCACTTTCCGTCCATTGATGTGATTATCGGGAGTCATACGCATCATTTACTGGTGAATGGTGAAAATGATCATGGCGTCTTAGTTGCCGCCGCTGGTAAATATGGGGAGTATGTCGGTCAGATTAATCTTACGTTAAACGGTCACCACCAAGTCGTAGCTAGTCAGGCACATACGGTCGCAACCAAAACGTTACCAGTAGTGGCAACGGATGCAGGTGAGATTACTGGGTGGCAAGCACAAGGCGAAGCGTTATTAGCGCAACAGGTTGTCGCCGTGTCGCCGCAACAGTTGCGACCACATTGGCATCATAAAAGTGATTTGACCAAGCTTGGTTTAGCGGCGATTACGAGCTATGCTGGAACTGAATTGGGGATGCTAAATGGCGGCCTGTTCATGCGTGATTTGCCGGCTGGACCGGTGAATCTGAATGACTTGCATACGATGTTACCCCATGCCATGCATGTTATTAGTGTCACTTTATCGGGGCAAGCATTATGGCGCTTGGTTTACGAGATGGAAATTGCCCGGCCATTTTTGAATAAGTATCAAATTCATGGCATGGGATTTCGCGGCCAAGTCTTCGGCTATATTCAGTATCAAGGCCTCCAATGGTTGCCGCAAGAGCATCAGTTATTAGTGGCGGGTCAGGCTGTTGATTTCACAAAAAATTATCAAATTGCTTTGTTAGATCATCATTTATTCATCCCGTTTTTCCCGACCTTAACGATTGATGGTCGGACAGAAATTTTATTTAAAGCATTGTTTAGAACGGTTGTCGGGGATTATTTACGAACCCAATGGCCGTTATCATAA
- a CDS encoding metallophosphoesterase has translation MQYFTSDTHFYHADLLGQNDFAPRLFPDVATMNQAIITHWNARVTDQDTVYHLGDVALYFTRPAKLSYERVLAILSQLHGKIIFIKGNHDSRDFFKYLAAHDPQLNGQPKFEFHDVGVLIKYDHRQYYMTHYPMMLGIVNQIINLHGHIHHYAVNVKENLNVGVDTPEVAYLDHSVPFGAPLSLAEIEQMVIGKAADFAKRH, from the coding sequence ATGCAATATTTTACTTCGGATACGCATTTTTATCATGCCGATTTGTTAGGTCAAAATGATTTTGCACCGCGATTATTTCCAGATGTCGCAACGATGAATCAAGCGATTATCACGCATTGGAATGCGCGGGTGACAGATCAAGATACGGTTTATCATTTGGGTGATGTTGCCTTGTACTTTACCCGGCCGGCTAAGTTATCTTACGAACGGGTCTTAGCGATTTTAAGTCAGTTACATGGTAAGATTATCTTCATTAAGGGCAACCATGATTCGCGTGACTTTTTTAAGTATTTGGCGGCGCATGATCCGCAGTTAAATGGGCAGCCTAAGTTTGAGTTCCATGATGTGGGCGTCTTGATTAAGTATGATCACCGGCAGTATTACATGACCCACTATCCAATGATGTTGGGTATTGTTAATCAGATTATTAATCTACACGGGCATATTCATCACTATGCTGTTAACGTTAAAGAGAATTTAAACGTGGGTGTTGATACGCCAGAAGTGGCCTATCTAGACCATTCGGTGCCCTTTGGTGCGCCGTTATCATTAGCAGAGATTGAACAAATGGTCATTGGCAAAGCTGCTGATTTTGCTAAACGGCACTAG
- a CDS encoding amino acid permease: MMKENQQPAEKTQLSRGLKSRHVQLIAIGGTIGTGLFLGAGQSIHLAGPSILIAYLVTGLVCFLLMRALGELLLSDLNTHSYIDFIKQYLGDRTGFVAGWTYWVCWVTIAMAEITAVGEYMQFWFPKLPQWIPGFVILILLLGLNSVNVSAFGETEFWFAIIKIAAIVALIAVGIGMVIFRVKTPVGHAGLGNLVNYGGFMPHGLKGLILSFQMVLFSFIGIEMVGMTASETEDPKTVIPKAIDNIPLRIILFYVGSLFFLMCMYPWRYFSAAHSPFVQVFTNLGITAAAAIINFVVLTAAASSCNSALFSTGRMLFSLTYGGQGKFAKKMGRLSTRQVPTHALRFSTLVIGFAVLLNLFMPGKVFSLIASISTTCFIFIWGAIVLAHLAYRKQAGRQPKKRFKMPLAPYSDYFILIFLAFIAVVLCLKTETLIALIASLIWLVLLYVIKVVQERLATTK; the protein is encoded by the coding sequence ATTATGAAAGAAAATCAACAGCCTGCCGAGAAGACGCAACTTTCTCGCGGGTTAAAAAGCCGCCATGTGCAGTTAATTGCGATTGGTGGCACGATTGGGACCGGTCTGTTCTTAGGTGCTGGTCAGTCCATCCACTTAGCTGGCCCGTCGATTTTAATTGCGTATTTAGTGACGGGACTGGTGTGTTTCTTATTAATGCGGGCTTTAGGTGAGTTACTATTGTCTGATTTAAATACCCATTCTTACATTGATTTTATTAAGCAATATCTAGGTGATCGGACTGGTTTTGTGGCTGGTTGGACCTATTGGGTTTGCTGGGTCACAATTGCGATGGCTGAAATTACCGCTGTCGGTGAATATATGCAATTCTGGTTTCCAAAGTTGCCACAATGGATTCCAGGGTTTGTCATCCTGATTTTGTTACTAGGTTTGAACTCAGTCAACGTTTCGGCTTTTGGGGAAACCGAATTTTGGTTCGCAATTATTAAGATTGCGGCAATTGTGGCGCTGATTGCAGTTGGTATTGGCATGGTCATTTTTCGGGTGAAGACGCCCGTTGGTCATGCTGGTTTAGGCAATTTAGTGAATTATGGTGGTTTTATGCCACATGGACTCAAAGGGTTGATTCTCTCATTTCAAATGGTCCTTTTTAGCTTTATTGGGATTGAAATGGTAGGGATGACTGCTTCAGAGACTGAAGATCCTAAAACAGTTATTCCGAAGGCCATTGATAATATTCCCCTCCGAATTATTTTATTTTACGTGGGGTCATTATTCTTCTTAATGTGTATGTATCCATGGCGGTACTTTTCAGCGGCGCATAGTCCATTTGTGCAAGTTTTTACGAACCTTGGGATTACCGCTGCGGCCGCGATTATTAACTTTGTCGTGTTAACGGCGGCGGCCTCATCGTGTAACAGTGCGTTATTCAGCACCGGGCGTATGCTATTTTCATTAACCTATGGTGGTCAAGGTAAGTTTGCTAAAAAGATGGGGCGCTTATCAACACGTCAGGTGCCAACACACGCCTTACGGTTTTCAACGTTAGTTATCGGTTTTGCCGTTTTATTGAATTTGTTTATGCCAGGGAAGGTCTTTTCACTGATTGCCAGCATTTCAACGACGTGTTTTATTTTCATCTGGGGCGCGATTGTGCTCGCTCATTTGGCTTATCGCAAACAGGCTGGTCGTCAACCGAAAAAGCGATTTAAGATGCCATTGGCACCATATTCAGATTACTTCATTCTGATTTTCTTGGCCTTTATTGCGGTGGTACTTTGTCTGAAGACTGAGACGTTAATTGCGCTTATTGCGTCCTTGATTTGGTTAGTCTTACTATATGTCATCAAAGTTGTGCAGGAACGGCTTGCGACCACTAAATAA
- a CDS encoding acetate/propionate family kinase yields the protein MGKTIAINAGSSTLKFKLFEMPQERVIASGAIERIGFKQSPVHIRYGLDHKYRENETVPNHLTAVNIILDELIKLHIIENYDEITGVGHRVVAGGEIFKDSVVITAKVLQQIEDLAEYAPLHNPANAVGIRAFKRVLPNVPAVAVFDTSFHTSMPAVNYLYSLPYDYYEKFGARKFGAHGTSHRYVAERAARLLNRPLTALKLITVHLGAGSSITAIQNGKSIDTSMGFTPLAGITMATRSGDLDPSLMVYLMKKLKLTDSDEMLKILNTQSGLLGLAGSADMKELEERCDYDPMAQLAIDIFVNRIVKYIGSYIAELQGVDAIVITAGIGERDARMRQRIADKLSYFGIKLDPTKNQVSGVERDLSADEAQVRVVLIPTDEELMIARDVERVGHPEG from the coding sequence ATGGGGAAAACGATTGCAATTAATGCTGGTAGTTCGACGTTAAAGTTTAAATTGTTTGAAATGCCACAAGAACGGGTGATTGCGAGTGGGGCGATTGAACGGATTGGCTTCAAACAGTCACCAGTTCATATTCGGTATGGATTAGATCATAAATATCGTGAAAATGAGACGGTACCGAACCATCTCACTGCTGTTAATATCATCTTAGATGAGCTTATTAAGTTACACATTATTGAAAACTACGATGAAATTACGGGCGTGGGCCATCGGGTGGTTGCGGGTGGTGAAATCTTTAAAGACTCTGTTGTGATTACAGCTAAAGTCTTACAACAGATTGAAGATTTAGCTGAATACGCACCGTTGCATAATCCGGCTAATGCGGTTGGCATTCGGGCCTTTAAGCGGGTATTACCCAATGTACCAGCCGTCGCGGTTTTTGATACGTCATTTCATACGAGTATGCCGGCCGTGAATTATTTATATTCACTACCCTATGACTACTATGAAAAATTCGGTGCCCGTAAATTTGGGGCTCATGGCACCAGTCATCGTTATGTGGCTGAACGTGCCGCCCGTTTGCTAAACCGACCGTTGACCGCTTTAAAGTTAATCACGGTTCATTTAGGGGCGGGCAGTTCCATCACTGCGATTCAGAATGGCAAAAGTATCGATACGTCAATGGGTTTTACGCCACTGGCGGGGATTACGATGGCGACCCGTTCTGGTGACTTGGATCCATCGTTGATGGTTTATTTGATGAAAAAACTCAAGTTAACTGATTCTGATGAGATGTTGAAAATTTTGAATACGCAGTCAGGATTATTGGGGCTGGCGGGTTCTGCCGATATGAAGGAATTAGAAGAACGGTGCGATTATGATCCGATGGCCCAATTAGCCATTGATATCTTTGTTAATCGCATCGTCAAGTATATTGGTAGTTATATTGCCGAACTACAAGGCGTTGATGCAATCGTAATCACGGCTGGCATTGGTGAACGTGATGCCCGGATGCGCCAACGGATTGCTGATAAGTTGAGCTATTTTGGCATTAAACTTGATCCTACTAAGAATCAGGTTAGTGGGGTTGAACGGGACTTGAGTGCTGATGAGGCTCAAGTACGTGTCGTATTAATTCCAACTGATGAAGAATTAATGATTGCGCGTGACGTTGAACGTGTTGGTCATCCTGAAGGTTAG
- a CDS encoding class I SAM-dependent methyltransferase, producing the protein MAQTATETLFKVLDQSVTILMQQLSVSYVDALIETGDNLLSQSVHVEDGKPDAAQVTTLEQLYQTVTLSQYDAETIRRSLQLALLKAIHNDRVDPNHQMTPDSIGLLTAYLIAKLVGSNEQLAILDIAVGTGNLLTTVINQLQPTRSTPIQGYGVDNDDNQLAIAAMSMELQQSQVELFHQDGIDPLVMPKTNVAIGDLPVGYYPLDERVKDFETKATNGHSYTHHLLMEQAMSQLLPGGWGVFLVPTTIFQSQEAQGLLKWMSSAAYLQGLLNLPANLFLDEKSRKSIVVLQKRGGQAQQAGKVLLGEFPSFEDKTAFEAFTAQIDTWVGQNIIR; encoded by the coding sequence CTGGCACAAACAGCAACTGAGACGCTTTTTAAGGTCTTAGATCAATCAGTGACAATTTTAATGCAACAGCTATCAGTCTCTTATGTCGATGCGTTGATTGAAACCGGCGATAATTTATTAAGTCAATCAGTCCATGTCGAAGATGGGAAGCCTGATGCTGCCCAGGTGACAACTTTGGAACAGCTCTATCAGACGGTAACGTTAAGCCAATATGATGCGGAGACGATCCGCCGATCATTACAACTCGCATTATTAAAAGCGATTCATAATGACCGGGTAGACCCGAATCATCAAATGACGCCAGATTCAATTGGGTTATTGACTGCCTATTTAATTGCTAAGTTAGTTGGGTCGAATGAACAATTAGCCATTTTAGATATTGCAGTCGGTACCGGTAACTTGTTGACAACGGTGATTAATCAGCTACAGCCAACGCGGTCAACGCCTATTCAAGGTTATGGGGTTGATAACGACGATAACCAATTGGCAATTGCAGCGATGAGCATGGAATTACAACAGTCACAAGTTGAGCTATTTCATCAAGATGGGATTGATCCATTAGTGATGCCTAAGACTAATGTGGCGATTGGTGATTTACCGGTCGGTTATTATCCATTAGACGAACGGGTTAAAGATTTCGAAACAAAAGCAACTAATGGGCATTCATATACCCATCATCTGTTGATGGAACAGGCCATGTCACAATTATTACCAGGCGGTTGGGGCGTTTTCTTAGTGCCAACAACTATTTTCCAATCCCAAGAAGCCCAGGGCCTATTGAAATGGATGAGTTCAGCGGCTTATTTGCAAGGCTTGTTGAATTTACCGGCTAATTTGTTTTTGGATGAAAAGTCACGTAAATCAATAGTCGTCTTACAAAAACGGGGCGGGCAAGCGCAGCAAGCTGGTAAAGTCTTATTAGGCGAATTTCCATCCTTTGAAGATAAAACCGCTTTTGAGGCGTTTACTGCCCAAATTGATACTTGGGTTGGTCAAAATATTATTCGCTAG
- a CDS encoding prepilin-type N-terminal cleavage/methylation domain-containing protein yields MRRRAGFTLIEVVLALSVLLIVGQFLFQGQRDLMSRGKKTMPAIEWYLMLHELENPAHHFKVGRISPGGTVELFADQKTYLLKYDGRQIKLVDVHTKSGYIYLMAHVKKYAVTANQQMTIVTDRGQTFKARLLLPKQVPA; encoded by the coding sequence ATGCGTAGGCGGGCTGGATTTACCCTGATAGAAGTCGTGCTGGCGCTAAGTGTGTTATTAATTGTGGGTCAATTTTTATTTCAAGGGCAGCGTGATTTAATGAGTCGCGGGAAGAAAACCATGCCTGCTATTGAGTGGTATCTGATGTTACATGAATTAGAAAACCCAGCTCATCATTTTAAAGTTGGTCGAATTTCGCCAGGTGGCACGGTTGAGTTGTTTGCAGACCAGAAAACGTATCTATTAAAGTATGATGGGCGACAAATTAAATTAGTCGATGTCCATACAAAAAGTGGCTATATTTATTTAATGGCACACGTTAAAAAGTATGCCGTCACTGCTAATCAACAAATGACGATTGTGACCGACCGTGGACAGACCTTTAAGGCCCGGTTATTGTTACCTAAACAGGTGCCAGCATGA
- a CDS encoding histidine kinase yields the protein MPMLLKRRPGFVMAETLVALSLLTMAVSFWGGLEVMMQRRDQAMIQQIEQARYQYEQQRLPQLNAVADA from the coding sequence TTGCCTATGTTACTTAAACGACGACCGGGTTTTGTGATGGCTGAAACGCTAGTGGCATTAAGCCTATTAACGATGGCGGTCAGCTTTTGGGGTGGTCTGGAGGTCATGATGCAACGACGTGATCAAGCAATGATTCAACAGATTGAACAAGCGCGTTATCAGTATGAACAGCAACGATTACCACAATTGAATGCGGTTGCGGATGCGTAG
- a CDS encoding type II secretion system protein → MRKPLKGFTLIETTVVLALLGTMLLIGAYRFPSQPQQRVHEKLFWEQFQTLWQEQVFLASAYGHRQQVEIHGNFIRFNQWIPGEPTTFSQTDVKMPATLFHAGVVQFISINKNGHANLLTVYLQSSLRPNVRIKLTSIMGWGAYRIAYVT, encoded by the coding sequence ATGCGAAAACCACTTAAAGGTTTTACGCTAATTGAAACGACCGTGGTTTTGGCCTTGCTGGGGACGATGTTACTAATTGGCGCTTATCGATTTCCTAGTCAACCGCAGCAGCGAGTGCATGAAAAACTTTTTTGGGAGCAATTTCAAACATTATGGCAAGAACAAGTCTTTTTGGCGAGCGCCTATGGTCATCGCCAACAGGTTGAAATTCACGGTAATTTCATTCGATTTAATCAGTGGATTCCAGGTGAACCGACGACTTTTTCCCAAACGGATGTAAAAATGCCGGCGACACTTTTTCATGCTGGTGTTGTGCAATTCATTAGTATTAATAAAAATGGTCATGCAAATTTATTGACGGTGTATCTACAGTCAAGTTTAAGACCAAATGTACGAATTAAATTAACGTCAATTATGGGGTGGGGAGCGTATCGAATTGCCTATGTTACTTAA